In a genomic window of Streptomyces roseoviridis:
- a CDS encoding glycosyltransferase — MPDQADSRLTVVVITHNRRDQLLATLDRLSRLPERPPVIVVDNASADGTPEAVSRHHPDVVVLTPGRNLGAPGRTLGVRRARTPYVAFSDDDSWWEPGSLARAADLLDRHRRVGLIAAGVRAGPGGADDPLNDVLARSPLGHDDGLPGPRVLGYLACAAVARREAYLAAGGYHPLLFIGGEETLLAYDITARGWDVCHCPEVVAVHHPVGGVRPGRPAAQRRNGVVTAWLRRPLPVALRRTGELAADAWSDPEARQALRGVLTRLPAALRDRRPLPAPVEDAARRVDASTRTR; from the coding sequence GTGCCCGACCAGGCCGACAGCCGCCTCACCGTCGTCGTGATCACCCACAACCGCCGGGACCAGCTGCTCGCGACCCTGGACCGGCTGAGCCGGCTGCCCGAGCGGCCCCCGGTGATCGTGGTCGACAACGCGTCGGCGGACGGCACGCCCGAGGCCGTGTCCCGGCACCACCCCGACGTCGTCGTGCTCACCCCGGGCCGCAACCTCGGCGCGCCCGGCCGCACCCTCGGCGTGCGCCGGGCCCGCACGCCGTACGTGGCCTTCAGCGACGACGACTCCTGGTGGGAGCCGGGGTCCCTGGCGCGGGCCGCCGACCTGCTGGACCGGCACCGACGGGTCGGCCTCATCGCGGCCGGCGTGCGGGCCGGGCCCGGCGGCGCGGACGACCCGCTCAACGACGTCCTGGCCCGTTCCCCGCTGGGTCACGACGACGGCCTGCCCGGGCCGCGCGTGCTGGGCTACCTGGCCTGCGCCGCGGTCGCGCGCAGGGAGGCGTACCTCGCGGCGGGCGGCTACCACCCGTTGTTGTTCATCGGCGGCGAGGAGACCCTCCTCGCGTACGACATCACCGCCCGCGGCTGGGACGTGTGCCACTGCCCCGAGGTGGTGGCCGTGCACCACCCGGTCGGCGGCGTCCGCCCCGGCCGCCCCGCCGCCCAGCGCCGCAACGGCGTCGTCACCGCCTGGCTCCGCCGCCCCCTCCCCGTCGCCCTGCGCCGCACCGGAGAACTCGCCGCCGACGCCTGGAGCGACCCGGAGGCACGGCAGGCGCTGCGCGGGGTGCTGACCCGGCTCCCGGCGGCCCTCCGCGACCGGCGCCCGCTGCCCGCCCCCGTGGAGGACGCGGCACGCCGCGTCGACGCGAGCACCCGCACGCGGTGA
- a CDS encoding DM13 domain-containing protein, with translation MGRVTRKRRWTAVVVAGAAVAVAGLLWFKPWALWVDETVNEALPSAEATPRAPRTGAPSVPAAPSPAGPVTVAQGRFISHEHATTGVVKVVRLADGSHTLRIEGLDTSNGPDLRVWLSDAPVKEGTAGWGVFDDGEYVDLAGLKGNKGDQNYPLPADVDWSAYPSVSIWCDRFDVSFGAAALARA, from the coding sequence CGGTGGACCGCGGTGGTCGTCGCGGGGGCGGCGGTGGCGGTGGCGGGGCTGCTGTGGTTCAAGCCCTGGGCGCTGTGGGTCGACGAGACGGTGAACGAGGCGCTGCCCTCGGCGGAGGCGACACCGAGGGCACCGCGGACCGGCGCGCCCTCCGTCCCGGCCGCTCCGTCACCGGCCGGTCCCGTCACCGTCGCTCAGGGCCGCTTCATCAGCCACGAGCACGCCACGACGGGCGTGGTGAAGGTCGTCCGGCTCGCGGACGGGTCCCATACGCTCCGGATCGAGGGCCTCGACACCAGCAACGGCCCCGATCTGCGCGTCTGGTTGAGCGACGCGCCGGTGAAGGAGGGCACGGCGGGCTGGGGCGTCTTCGACGACGGCGAGTACGTCGACCTCGCCGGACTGAAGGGAAACAAGGGCGACCAGAACTACCCGCTGCCGGCGGATGTCGACTGGTCGGCGTACCCGAGCGTCAGCATCTGGTGCGACCGGTTCGACGTCTCCTTCGGAGCGGCGGCGCTCGCCCGCGCCTGA